One Epidermidibacterium keratini DNA segment encodes these proteins:
- the pdxT gene encoding pyridoxal 5'-phosphate synthase glutaminase subunit PdxT, with amino-acid sequence MVTTPTIGVLALQGDVAEHLRALERGGAKAQRVRRPEELAAVDALLLPGGESTTIDKLLRAFELMEPLRARIADGMPAYGSCAGMILLADQIEGGMADQQTIGGIDMVVRRNAFGRQVDSFEGEVQIEQIGGEPFRAVFIRAPWVEKTGGEVDVLARVESGPAAGRIVAVRQGNLLATSFHPEVTGDLRVHDHFVSIVKDAT; translated from the coding sequence ATCGTGACGACACCGACCATCGGCGTACTCGCCCTGCAAGGCGATGTCGCCGAGCACCTAAGGGCGCTCGAACGCGGGGGAGCGAAGGCCCAACGAGTACGCCGACCTGAGGAGCTCGCGGCCGTGGACGCCCTGCTGCTGCCCGGCGGCGAGTCGACGACGATCGACAAGCTGCTGCGTGCCTTTGAGCTGATGGAACCGCTGCGTGCGCGGATCGCCGATGGCATGCCGGCGTACGGCTCGTGTGCCGGGATGATCCTGCTCGCCGACCAGATCGAGGGTGGGATGGCCGACCAGCAGACGATCGGCGGCATCGACATGGTGGTACGCCGCAACGCATTTGGCCGGCAGGTCGACTCCTTCGAGGGCGAGGTGCAGATCGAGCAGATCGGCGGCGAGCCGTTCCGGGCCGTCTTCATCCGCGCGCCGTGGGTGGAGAAGACCGGCGGGGAGGTCGACGTACTCGCTCGCGTCGAGTCCGGACCCGCTGCCGGTAGAATCGTCGCAGTCCGGCAGGGCAACCTCCTCGCCACCTCCTTCCATCCGGAGGTCACTGGCGACCTTCGCGTGCACGATCACTTTGTGTCGATCGTGAAGGACGCGACCTGA